A window from Leptospira wolffii serovar Khorat str. Khorat-H2 encodes these proteins:
- a CDS encoding NADH-quinone oxidoreductase subunit H yields MGTTVVLGLLIQILSFLSLPFLCGGILQKVRAYAQGRKGAPVLQIFYDTVRTIRKYPIDGPFSGFFSESSAILAFSFGLVLWSLVSFEWASLLFIPFLVGMIRFATVAYAVENGTSFGGMGAARETLLFIFGEPVLILVLVVFESNVVFQSNFANISFGILFFLGATLIVLSELAKPPFDDPRTHLELTMVHEAMLLEASGRTRALFELAHQFKTASFFLLMTKLGLEHLEFFLNVATVPIWKESFAVGGAIIFSAFIGYWEANSTRRKWVWIPELLGLNFIFMLILGILLKLGK; encoded by the coding sequence TTGGGCACAACTGTTGTCTTGGGTCTACTGATCCAAATCCTATCGTTTCTATCGCTTCCGTTCCTTTGCGGAGGTATATTACAAAAAGTTAGGGCTTACGCTCAGGGCAGAAAAGGAGCCCCCGTTCTCCAGATCTTTTACGATACCGTTCGGACGATCCGAAAATATCCGATCGACGGTCCTTTCTCCGGTTTCTTCTCGGAAAGTTCCGCGATCCTAGCGTTTTCTTTCGGACTCGTATTATGGTCTCTTGTTTCCTTCGAATGGGCGTCTTTGCTATTCATACCTTTCTTAGTGGGGATGATCCGTTTTGCGACCGTGGCTTACGCGGTGGAAAACGGAACTTCCTTCGGAGGAATGGGAGCAGCAAGAGAAACTCTACTTTTCATCTTCGGAGAACCGGTTCTCATCCTAGTACTTGTGGTTTTCGAATCCAATGTGGTATTCCAGTCGAATTTCGCGAATATATCCTTCGGAATCCTATTCTTCTTAGGGGCGACTCTGATCGTGCTTTCGGAACTCGCCAAACCTCCGTTTGACGATCCGAGAACCCACCTGGAATTGACAATGGTCCACGAGGCAATGTTACTCGAAGCGTCCGGTAGAACGAGAGCCCTATTCGAGTTGGCGCATCAGTTCAAAACCGCATCCTTCTTTCTTCTTATGACTAAACTGGGATTGGAACATTTGGAATTCTTCCTAAATGTGGCTACGGTCCCGATCTGGAAGGAATCTTTCGCCGTGGGGGGAGCCATTATATTCTCCGCATTCATAGGTTATTGGGAAGCGAACAGCACCCGTAGAAAATGGGTTTGGATCCCGGAACTCTTGGGTTTGAACTTCATATTCATGCTGATACTCGGCATTCTATTAAAATTAGGTAAATAA